Proteins co-encoded in one Bemisia tabaci unplaced genomic scaffold, PGI_BMITA_v3 genomic window:
- the LOC140225940 gene encoding meiosis regulator and mRNA stability factor 1-like, whose product MKRNRAKGVSNSVDYHSCSELETGTYIKLTCDNRERTQSPSSTNFKFPPPPRLRIPASSSASRLPSASALCYQTVSDFETNSDTSQSDSNTEVVKRSSPIPIRGYQSDGSPVQYSIPKTLPPIGVFWDIENCQVPRGRSAVAVAQAIRDKFFSGYREAEFLVVCDVKKENAQVIQELNDAQVNLIHVSSTSKNAADEKLRQSIRRFADIHGSPAAIILISGDINFAADLCDLRHRKKIHVILLHNEVCSENLMLCATENHSFKALTETLPLRGALKNGNQPVEVLVSNLPLGQDAARIRNRLKRLSENCGGRVGLVIDHTTKIRFPSMEFALR is encoded by the exons ATGAAACGTAATCGTGCAAAAG gTGTGTCGAATTCTGTCGACTACCACAGCTGCAGCGAGCTAGAAACGGGGACTTACATTAAACTGACCTGTGATAATCGTGAAAGAACCCAGTCTCCTTCctcaacaaatttcaaatttccgccCCCTCCACGGCTGCGAATCCCAGCATCCTCAAGTGCGAGCCGACTGCCATCTGCATCGGCCCTATGCTACCAGACTGTCTCAGATTTTGAGACCAACTCGGACACAAGCCAGTCGGACTCCAACACAGAGGTTGTGAAAAGGTCATCGCCCATTCCTATAAGAGGGTATCAGTCTGATGGTAGTCCAGTTCAGTATTCCATTCCCAAAACCCTGCCGCCTATTGGAGTGTTTTGGGATATTGAAAACTGCCAG GTTCCTAGAGGTCGTTCAGCGGTTGCAGTTGCTCAAGCTATTCGTGATAAATTTTTCAGTGGCTACAGAGAAGCTGAGTTTTTAGTTGTTTGTGATGTCAAGAAAGAAAATGCTCAAGTCATCCAAGAACTCAATGATGCACAG gtaaatttaATTCATGTTAGTTCAACAAGTAAAAATGCAGCTGACGAGAAATTGCGGCAGTCAATCAGACGATTTGCAGATATTCATGGGTCTCCTGCTGCCATCATTCTTATCTCAGGCGATATCAATTTTGCCGCAGATTTATGTGATTTAAGACATAG gaaaaaaattcatgttatATTGTTACATAATGAAGTTTGTTCAGAGAATTTAATGTTGTgtgctacagaaaatcatagtTTTAAAGCTTTGACAGAGACTCTGCCATTGCGGGGAGCCCTTAAG aatggcAATCAGCCAGTTGAAGTTTTGGTTTCAAACTTACCGTTGGGTCAAGATGCTGCTAGAATCAGAAATAGATTAAAGAGGTTATCAGAGAATTGCGGGGGTCGCGTTGGCCTAGTCATTGATCACACCACCAAAATTCGCTTTCCCTCTATGGAATTCGCCCTTCGGTAA